The Trichoderma atroviride chromosome 5, complete sequence genome contains a region encoding:
- a CDS encoding uncharacterized protein (EggNog:ENOG41~TransMembrane:6 (o262-281i302-319o362-386i553-571o583-603i615-634o)), with translation MSDDEAATIESQPAGDWSIHDAPSPADSVKSDPEDDKMTADGDAAPSQPIQKRRRVTRACDECRRKKIKCDGKQPCTHCSVYSYECTYDKPSNRRRNPAPQYIEALESRLQRAETLLRKFVPDIDLADPTLDPAIQQEFNNRERARAEAAKLRVNHAPAEPDPNDTQLTSMIDSIGQLDLDEKGGWDFYGISSGTVFLRRMKENFRGLLGPMGREPFLPRPSDRTAGLVNFDMPTTAANSPFSNISTVPDLPPKDVARKLCYYSLSCATCLVRIVHVPSFYEKFDHIYERQHDASTQEDTPFLALFYAVLALGCMYSNLDDSSSGGMSYRQAIDEGVKYYKISRSLLRDVTECRNLISIQTLVFIILFLQSTANLNTCYSFIGIALRSSLRIGLHRHLQHERLGSIEQQVRRRVFYVIRQMDIYVSTMLGFPLLLSNEDVDQLYPLEVDDEFITAGGVIQPGPGTPSFFQAFNAHTRLMEILGKITKNIYPTKGVGHTVMRGDKLASTYLISYSKIKEIETDLHNWFERLPQAWRPSPDGPIEVVRVRHLLRFAYAHVQLVLYRPFLHYVSPRLSQGSRVDELSYACAAAAISVSRNIVHIGLEIRKQRVLSGPYWFMLYTEFFSVLSLVFYALENPDKPGSQEVLADARAGRQMIADLADKSLSAERVTGTLKVLFDQLPERAGDPTHSRPSSTTKKRTAPGVKIPNNSVIPVGMSLHRPDELMRSRSGGMSLYGTSTSRGSMDSSMAQSLEHGYPEPSFTSSLNDMMPMDLSSRATPDSTSTAESTHRHPFQPHHLSGQSMHSNPVHKIDSLMFPSDDPFAYPNQPVIELGFSGKTDTSVAMGHPPPDTAFFFPASMEDMGDQFMGQPPPYMMPQQQQQQQQQQHNAMGMNMPGNMYDPNVMMGMHQQAPQQQIPQQQPRRPGGLSLRRPIRGERHQERQIEQMFTDHGMQPDWGSFFGSGRGGFQGM, from the exons ATgtccgacgacgaggctgccaCCATCGAGTCGCAGCCCGCCGGCGACTGGTCCATCCACGATGCCCCGTCGCCGGCCGACAGCGTCAAGTCCGATCCTGAGGACGACAAGATGACCGCCGACGGTGATGCCGCGCCGTCGCAACCCATCCAGAAACGCCGAAGAGTCACCCGCGCTTGCGACGAGTGTCGCCGCAAGAAGATCAAGTGTGACGGCAAGCAGCCCTGCACTCACTGCTCCGTCTACAGCTACG AATGTACATATGATAAGCCGTCAAACAGGAGGAGGAATCCCGCGCCGCAGTATATCGAGGCCCTGGAAAGCCGTCTTCAGCGCGccgagacgctgctgcgAAAATTTGTTCCCGACATTGACTTGGCCGATCCAACCCTTGACCCTGCCATTCAGCAAGAGTTCAACAATCGAGAACGAGCGCgcgccgaggccgccaagctaAGGGTCAACCATGCTCCCGCTGAGCCTGATCCCAATGACACGCAGCTGACGTCCATGATCGACTCCATCGGCCAGCTGGATCTCGACGAAAAGGGCGGATGGGACTTCTACGGCATCTCCTCCGGTACTGTTTTCTTGCGGCGCATGAAGGAAAACTTCCGCGGCTTGCTGGGCCCTATGGGCAGGGAGCCGTTTCTGCCACGTCCGTCTGATAGAACTGCAGGCCTCGTCAATTTCGACATGCCCACTACTGCTGCCAACTCACCCTTTTCAAACATATCCACCGTCCCTGACCTCCCTCCCAAGGACGTCGCTCGAAAACTCTGCTACTACTCCCTAAGCTGCGCCACATGCCTTGTCCGCATCGTTCATGTTCCTAGTTTTTATGAAAAATTCGACCACATCTATGAGCGACAACATGATGCCTCAACCCAGGAAGATACCCCGTTTCTTGCTCTGTTTTATGCCGTCTTAGCGTTGGGCTGCATGTACAGCAATTTGGACGACTCCAGTTCCGGCGGCATGTCGTATCGACAGGCCATCGATGAAGG AGTCAAGTATTACAAGATCTCAAGATCTCTGCTGCGTGATGTTACCGAGTGCCGGAATCTCATATCTATCCAAACTCTTGTCTTCATAATTCTTTTCCTCCAGTCTACCGCGAACCTCAACACTTGTTACTCATTCATTGGAATCGCGCTTCGATCATCTCTGCGAATAGGCCTCCACCGCCACTTACAACATGAACGGCTAGGAAGTATCGAGCAGCAAGTTCGACGACGGGTTTTCTACGTCATCCGGCAAATGGACATTTACGTTTCCACCATGCTTGGATTCCCTCTGCTTCTCAGTAATGAGGATGTCGACCAGTTGTATCCTCTGGAAGTTGACGACGAGTTTATCACGGCCGGTGGTGTCATCCAGCCAGGACCTGGAACGCCTTCGTTTTTCCAGGCGTTCAACGCCCACACCCGGTTGATGGAAATCTTGGGCAAAATCACAAAGAACATCTACCCGACAAAGGGTGTTGGGCACACTGTCATGAGAGGGGACAAGCTTGCGTCGACGTATCTCATCAGCTACAGTAAGATTAAGGAAATCGAAACTGATCTGCACAACTGGTTTGAGAGACTTCCACAAGCGTGGCGACCTAGTCCTGATGGGCCAATTGAAGTAGTTCG TGTCCGACATCTGCTGCGTTTTGCCTATGCTCATGTGCAACTCGTTCTGTATCGACCTTTTCTGCACTACGTCTCTCCTCGACTAAGCCAAGGCAGCAGGGTTGATGAGCTCTCTTATGCCTGtgcggcagcagccatcagCGTATCTCGCAACATTGTCCACATTGGCCTTGAGATCCGGAAACAGCGCGTGCTTAGCGGACCGTACTGGTTCATGCTCTACACCGAATTCTTTTCCGTCCTCTCGCTGGTGTTTTATGCCCTTGAGAATCCGGATAAGCCTGGGTCCCAAGAGGTGCTGGCCGATGCACGGGCTGGAAGACAGATGATTGCAGACTTGGCTGACAAGAGTCTTTCTGCGGAGAGAGTCACGGGCACTCTCAAG GTCCTATTTGATCAATTACCAGAGCGGGCTGGTGATCCAACCCACTCACGACCATCATCCACAACAAAGAAGAGGACGGCGCCGGGGGTTAAAATACCAAATAACAGCGTCATCCCCGTTGGTATGTCTCTACATAGACCAGATGAATTGATGCGAAGCAGGAGTGGTGGCATGTCATTATACGGAACCTCGACTTCCAGGGGCTCCATGGACAGCAGCATGGCGCAGTCATTGGAGCATGGATATCCAGAGCCTTCGTTTACCAGCAGCTTGAACGATATGATGCCGATGGACCTGTCGTCACGAGCCACGCCTGACTCTACGAGTACCGCTGAGAGCACACACCGACACCCCTTCCAGCCACATCATCTCAGCGGACAGAGCATGCACAGCAACCCTGTGCATAAGATTGACTCTTTGATGTTTCCTTCGGATGACCCCTTTGCCTATCCGAACCAGCCGGTGATCGAATTAGGATTCTCAGGGAAGACTGACACTTCCGTGGCGATGGGCCATCCACCTCCGGATAcggctttcttcttccctgcaTCAATGGAGGACATGGGAGATCAGTTTATGGGACAGCCTCCGCCATATATGATgccacagcaacagcagcagcaacagcagcagcagcacaacgCAATGGGCATGAACATGCCAGGGAACATGTACGACCCCAACGTCATGATGGGGATGCACCAACAGGcaccgcagcagcaaattccacagcagcagccgcgaCGACCTGGCGGGCTATCTCTGCGACGGCCGATACGAGGCGAAAGGCATCAGGAGCGGCAGATAGAGCAGATGTTTACGGATCACGGCATGCAACCCGACTGGGGGAGTTTCTTTGGTTCTGGCAGGGGTGGATTTCAGGGAATGTGA
- a CDS encoding uncharacterized protein (MEROPS:MER0001733), whose amino-acid sequence MEDVDFSFILDDEFDAVAIARRDDFDTWKSKKYPAKEHARKVAKELDISDGIIYLPGQATVNYEDSDQPPPLRQRRYFFYLTGANFHDCFVTYEIRADTLTLWIPYVEPRQVLWFGSTPDAAKAKQLYDVDDVRYSTQLDKFLESRFKSSTQLFVLHPDQTPSKAKDLKFKVNDWKLQPAMNNARCIKDEYEIAMIRRANDVSSAGHRKVAEMLLRLSNEREIEAIFQAVTTARGARSQAYPVIAGAGVNASTLHYEDNDQPLEGKELVILDAGCEWNCYASDITRTLPIKGQFSTNGSAVYKIVQQMQEECIAAVKPGIKFYQLHLHAAAVGLKGLHKLGILKGDLMEIAKAGTITAFFPHGLGHHVGLEVHDVPGNLPLMVLVNLGLDGGKRDMISADMLKTMRLYDEELVPSRLKSSRERQVLKPNMIVTVEPGIYFCREYIEGYYLNNPDHAKFIDKDVLEGYYSVGGVRIEDDILVTEDGYENLTAAPKGEEMISVINAKGGKQ is encoded by the exons ATGGAAGACGTCGATTTCAGCTTCATCCTCGATGACGAGTTTGATGCAGT AGCAATCGCCAGAAGAGATGATTTCGACACTTGGAAATCAAAGAAATATCCCG CCAAGGAGCATGCGCGCAAAGTCgccaaggagctggacaTTAGCGACGGCATCATTTATCTGCCGGGCCAGGCCACTGTGAACTACGAAGACTCGGaccagccgccgccgttgagACAGCGCAGATA CTTCTTCTATCTCACCGGCGCAAACTTCCACGACTGCTTCGTCACCTACGAGATCCGCGCAGACACCCTCACCCTCTGGATCCCGTACGTCGAGCCCCGACAAGTGCTCTGGTTCGGCTCAACGCCCGATGCCGCCAAGGCGAAGCAGCTCTACGACGTCGACGATGTGCGCTACTCAACGCAGCTGGACAAGTTCCTCGAGTCGCGCTTCAAATCATCAACCCAGCTGTTTGTCCTGCACCCGGACCAGACGCcgtcaaaggccaaggaccTAAAGTTCAAGGTCAACGACTGGAAACTCCAGCCTGCCATGAACAATGCGCGATGCATCAAGGATGAGTATGAGATTGCCATGATTCGCCGCGCCAACGACGTTTCCAGTGCGGGCCATCGCAAGGTTGCTGAAATGCTTCTGCGTCTCTCCAATGAGCGCGAGATTGAGGCCATTTTCCAGGCCGTCACCACTGCGCGGGGAGCTCGCTCTCAGGCCTATCCCGTGATTGCGGGCGCGGGCGTGAATGCCTCGACGCTGCATTATGAGGACAACGACCAGCCCCTGGAGGGCAAGGAGCTTGTCATCCTTGATGCGGGATGCGAATGGAATTGCTACGCTAGCGATATTACTCGCACGCTGCCCATCAAGGGTCAGTTTTCAACAAACGGCTCAGCCGTGTATAAGATTGTCCAGCAGATGCAGGAGGAATgcatcgccgccgtcaagcCCGGCATCAAATTCTACCAGCTGCATCTCCACGCTGCTGCGGTTGGCCTCAAGGGTCTCCACAAGCTCGGCATTCTCAAGGGCGACTTGATGGAGATTGCCAAGGCCGGCACCATCACGGCATTCTTCCCACACGGGCTGGGCCACCATGTCGGCCTGGAGGTGCACGATGTCCCGGGCAACTTGCCACTGATGGTTCTCGTAAaccttggcctggatggtGGAAAGCGGGATATGATTTCTGCAGATATGCTGAAAACTATGAGATTGTATGATGAGGAGCTGGTGCCTTCGCGCTTGAAGTCGAGCAGGGAGAGGCAGGTGCTGAAGCCAAACATGATTGTCACTGTTGAGCCGGGCAT CTACTTCTGCCGCGAGTACATTGAGGGCTACTACCTCAATAACCCAGATCACGCCAAATTCATCGACAAGGACGTCCTCGAAGGCTATTACAGTGTCGGAGGTGTCCGTATCGAAGACGACATTCTTGTTACCGAAGATGGATACGAGAActtgacggcggcgccaAAGGGCGAGGAGATGATTAGCGTTATTAATGCAAAGGGGGGTAAGCAGTAG
- a CDS encoding uncharacterized protein (TransMembrane:10 (i7-26o98-119i131-151o179-203i224-245o361-379i386-403o409-426i447-467o473-499i)~BUSCO:EOG092D2NAB~CAZy:GT57): protein MAESYPTLTQCALVAAAFKVLLFPAYKSTDFEVHRNWLAITNSLPLSQWYYENTSEWTLDYPPFFAYFEWLLAHLARLVDPAMVRIINLNYDSWETVYFQRFSVIITEVLLVYALQMFIDSSSLPTRRAAQAAALSVILSPGLLIIDHIHFQYNGAMYGLLVASLVLARCKSTLLQSGLLFGALLCFKHIYSYLGPAYFVFLLRTYCLSSRSIFRIKFLNCVKLGLGLGGIFAGAFGPFALMGQIPQVLSRLFPFSRGLCHAYWAPNVWALYSLADRVLIYFAPKLGLPINAEALNSVTRGLVGDTAFAVLPEISPRTCLVLTLLSQALPLIKLFRRPTWENFIGAVTLCGYSSFLFSWHVHEKAILLVIIPFSLIALTDRRHLSAFRPLIVAGHVSLFPLLFTPAEFPIKTIYTVFWLVLFLIAFDRLAPASNKPRVFLLDRFSTIYIAISIPLIAYTSLFHQIIFGKQLEFLPLMFTSSYAAIGVVGSWVGYMVVYYTS, encoded by the exons ATGGCTGAGTCGTACCCAACCTTGACGCAGTGCGCGCTGGTGGCCGCCGCGTTCAAGGTGCTCCTGTTCCCGGCCTA TAAATCGACCGACTTCGAAGTTCACCGAAACTggctcgccatcaccaacagccTCCCCCTGTCGCAGTGGTACTACGAGAACACCTCAGAATGGACCCTCGACTACCCGCCCTTCTTCGCCTACTTCGAGTGGCTTCTGGCCCATCTCGCGCGGCTGGTAGACCCGGCCATGGTGCGGATCATCAACCTCAACTACGATAGCTGGGAGACTGTCTATTTCCAGAGATTTTCTGTCATCATAACGGAGGTTCTCTTGGTGTATGCTCTGCAAATGTTTATCGACTCCTCGTCCTTGCCGACAAGAAGGGCTGCCCAAGCCGCTGCGCTGTCTGTCATTTTGTCGCCTGGACTGCTCATCATCGACCATATACACTTTCAGTATAATGGCGCAATGTACGGTCTTCTCGTGGCGTCTTTGGTACTGGCGCGCTGCAAGTCCACGCTACTGCAGAGTGGCCTACTTTTTGGTGCGCTCCTGTGCTTCAAGCACATCTACTCTTACCTTGGGCCGGCCtactttgtttttcttctgaGGACTTACTGCCTGTCATCGAGATCCATCTTCCGAATCAAGTTTCTGAACTGCGTCAAACTTGGACTCGGACTTGGAGGTATATTCGCGGGTGCTTTTGGACCATTTGCTCTGATGGGACAGATTCCCCAAGTTCTCAGCCGCCTGTTTCCATTTTCTCGCGGTTTATGCCATGCTTACTGGGCACCTAATGTCTGGGCGCTCTATTCCCTGGCTGATCGAGTTCTGATTTACT TTGCACCAAAGCTGGGATTGCCGATAAATGCCGAAGCTTTGAACAGCGTCACTCGTGGCTTGGTCGGCGACACTGCTTTTGCGGTCCTGCCTGAAATTAGCCCTAGAACGTGTCTGGTCTTGACGCTGCTTTCTCAGGCTCTGCCCCTGATCAAGCTCTTTAGACGACCAACCTGGGAAAACTTTATTGGAGCCGTGACACTATGCGGCTATTCATCTTTCCTTTTTAGCTGGCACGTGCATGAAAAGGCAATTCTCTTGGTCATCATCCCATTTAGCTTGATCGCCTTGACGGACCGACGACACCTCAGTGCATTCCGGCCGCTGATTGTTGCGGGCCATGTATCGCTTTTCCCATTGCTCTTCACCCCTGCAGAGTTTCCGATTAAGACGATATATACAGTTTTCTGGCTGGTGCTGTTTCTCATTGCCTTTGATCGCCTGGCACCAGCATCGAACAAGCCACGAGTTTTCCTCTTGGACAGATTCAGCACGATTTACATTGCAATCAGCATCCCTCTAATTGCGTATACGTCCCTGTTCCACCAAATCATATTTGGAAAGCAGCTAGAGTTTCTTCCCTTGATGTTTACGAGTTCCTACGCGGCGATAGGAGTGGTGGGCAGCTGGGTGGGATATATGGTTGTGTATTATACATCGTGA